A stretch of DNA from Candidatus Poribacteria bacterium:
GGAGGAGGCAATCCCTTTTTATGAAACAGTGATGGGATTTAAAACAATCTCCAGAAGTGATACGCCTTGCAAGTCAGCCGTTCTCGCAAGAGACGACATCCAGATTGGGTTAGCAGAGAACGGTGGAGATCCAACACAAGACGGGTGTTTCTTTGAAGTCAATGACATTGAGGCGACCTTCGATGAGTTGAAAGCCAACGGATTGGAAAGAGATGACGCCGAATACCGGGAGGACACATACGGCGAGAACTCCTTCCGCGTGTTCTTCATAATAGCACCGGACAAACTTTGCTACTGTATCGGTCAGCGGCTATGACTTCCCATTCTACACCCACAGGTATCTTCATCACAGGCACAGACACGGAAATTGGAAAAACTGTCGTTGCCGGAGGATTGGCGGCTGCGCTCAAAGCTGCTGGCGTCAATGTCGGTGTCATGAAGCCAATTGCGAGTGGTGGCGTTGAACACAAAGGACAGATTGTCTCAGAAGATGCGCTTTTCCTCAAGCACGCCGCACAGGTGGACGACGCGCTGGATCTGGTCAATCCAATCTGTCTCCACCACCCACTTGCTCCATCTGTGGCTGCAGAAATCGAAGGGGTGTCGATCGATCTCCGACAAGTGGACGAGGCTTTCGCTCAACTCCGTCAGAGACATGAGTTCATGGTTGTGGAGGGAGTCGGCGGGATTGCGGTGCCAATTTGCGAGGAGATGCTCGTCACGGATATGGCGCAGCGCTTCCGACTGCCGCTGCTTATCGTCGCCCGCCCCAACCTGGGGACGATTAACCACACCGTGTTGACGGTCGAATTCGCCAGATCTCATAACCTTAAAATTTGTGGAATTGTGCTGAATGCCTCGCAAGCGGGATCCAGGGGACTCGCTGAGGACACTAATCCGAAGGAGCTTGCGCGGCTCACCCATCTGCCGATTTTGGGGACTGTGCCCTTCGACAAAGAGCTACAAGGCAACACACCCGATCCGGACTTTTTAAGCCAGTTTATAGGCGATCATGTTGATTGGACAGGGTTAGTAGGAGCAAGTGGTTAGCCCCTACAAAAGATCTTTAACTCACGTGTGCGTTACTCAGACGCTGTTACAGGCAGCCCGACGAAAAGCCGACTATCAATATCCGTAAGGGGTTCGATTTCACCGCACGCTGCGGCGCGGGCGAATACGAGGCCGGGATGCTTGGCTCGCATCGCACGCGACAGAACAGTAAACCCTTTCGATTGGCTGCTGTCGCGTAGTTCCCATGCAACGCGTTGCAGCTCCGAGTTGAATCGAACAAGCCCTTCCCGTGATCCGACACAGAGCGCATAAAGTTCATCAGGCGTTAAGCCGTCACAATACCCGTGACGAATGACGATATTTCCGCCTCGAATGTCTGAAATTGCTCCTCGCGATCCGACAACACAAGCGAGTCGATAAAGCCTGCTCGTAAAGGCACGGCTTTTGACCGCGAGGATGTGCGGTCCCAAGTTGTTATCAGTGAAGTCTTCGTAAGCGGCGATCCACTCCATAAGTTCCTCCGCGTAAGTGTTCCACGCTGTTTCATCGTCAGGGTCTGTAGGAACGGGAGGACTACCGTTGTCCCTATTGAGGAATGGGCTCATGGATGTTCCTGATTCCTTCGCAACCTCAAATCCACGCTGCATCAGCCGTTCAGCGATTTCAATGGTGCAATCAATCCCCTCGCGCTTGAGGAGTGTTTTCAGCGTATCCGCTAACGAGCGCCGCGTGACCAAACCCTCAGGGATAGCAATCTCCATCCCGCCAATTTCTGTGAGTTCATTGCGCCCTTCGGGGGTGAGACTCAAACTTGCCAACCCCCATATCGCATCATGTCCCGGGGCTAAGGCTGCACATATATTCGGATCCCGTTTGAGATGCCCAGCGATGGACAGCTGCTCACCGGCTTCCCGTTGACCCTCCGCTGTGATGGGCAGAAAAATCGCCGCTTGGTCGCCATCAAAGTCAGCATTCATCAACTCACAGACAAAGGGATGAACACGGATGGCGCGGTCTGACTGGCGCACTGGATGGAATGCAACAAAGGCGGTAGGCGTAAACGCAGGTGCTCGATGTACAATCACCCATGAACGCGCCATCAATTCATCAAGGAAATGTGTTGCCCTCTGGCTTTTTCCCTGTACCTCTTTGGTACCACCGAGTTCTTTTGCAACCTGCCGCCCGAAAAGCGCCCACGCCATTTGCTCCGGAATGCCAACCTCATCGGCACGTAACTCCGCGTCTGGCACAATGACGCTGCGTCCGCTGAAAAGCGTCCGTGCTGTAAAGCGCATATCCGCGGGACGCAGAAGTGCGTCGAAATATTCTGCAAGACGTGTTTGGAGCTGTTTGAGGGTTTGGAGGGTCAGGCTTTCTGGAGCATCATTTGCAAACATCCGCTCTGCTCTGGCATTGACATCGGCAAGTACACGATACTCGGAAACGTCTTCACATATACCAACTGCATTAATAGTTTGAGCATGTAGCCACGGATGGGAAACTGGCTGGGCAAGTTGGAGTGTATTTCCAGTTGCGCGTGCAAATCGAAAAGTCAGCTTGTTATCATCAAAGTTAGCGTGAATGCCTGCCGCCGACAGTCGGTCCTTGAGATTGGCAAACATCGGCGTCGGTGGTCCCGCCTGCTCAACTGTCCCTGCCGTAACGCGACCGGGAAGCGTCTCTACATCTGCCCGCGTCGAAGCACGGGTGTTGAAATGTTCCCGCAAAGTCTCAAAGGCTGAAATGTTGCGTAGTGTATAGTATTCGAGTTCACCAAGCCCCTGATGGTATATAGGCTCCTCGTGAACGATGGGCTCGGAGACCTTGAGCTTATCCAGCGCGATGTGAACCGTCTTTCCCCAATAAACCCAACCAACCGTACTCGGCCGATCTAGTTTCTTGCCGTTAGGTCCAAACGTGAGGGTTTCCATCCCATCTTCAGGTAGTCCCACCTTTTGGAGTCGTTCACGGAGTTGATCGGCACTGGGCGCTTGAAATGGCGGCACAATAGCGGTTTCTCCTTCCGCCCGCGCGATGCGGCTCATGACAGCTTCACGGATTTGACCAAAGTTCATCCGTCCATGCAAAGCACCGAAACTGAAAACAAGCTCCACCGGTGTACCGTCGGCGAGGTGGGGCATCTCATCATCAGGGGTGATGCGCGAAATGACCCCTTTCGTCCCGTGACGGTTACTAATTTTATCGCCCGGTTCAATAGCATAAGGAAAATTTAGACGTGCAGCACAAGACTCGCTAATCACGATGCCATCCTCAAAGGTATCCCCGCCCCAAGAGATAAAAGCGGTCAACAGATTACGTCCACACCAAAAGTCGGGAACATCGGGCTCGTAACCTGTTTGGACAAGCGCAGGTTCTGGCGAAGCAGCCACTCTTGACATCCCCTTGGGACAGCTAACCGGAGCGGTCTCTGGAGCAGAAGGTGACAACCACTGGCGCATCATGTTTGCGCCCATGAGTATTCGCGGTGGATCGTTATGTTCGAGAAAAGGGATCAGCGCTGCAGACAGACCAAGTGTCGCTTCAGGGCTTTCATCCACGATGACCAATTTTCCATCGCGGATCTCCGCACCCCTCGCAATCGTCAGAATCTTGCCGACGTTTGGTCCCTCTGGCGTTTCAAATGGACAAGTTCGCCCAAAGTGTCCGGGGCTAAACACCTGATTCCCCTGCGAAATCCGTACCCTACGCAGATGTGTATGCTTGTCGAGCCAGTTGGTATGGGAGAGTTTCTGAGCGGTGAATGTATCACTAAAGAACTCAAGCACCCATCTATCAATCGGAAGCCACGAGCGGACAAGCGACGTATCCCATGCCAGATCCGGCGGTGCTTCCCTGATGCGCGCTTTGAAGTAGTCGTACAGTTGATCGCCCACACCCTCGATTTCCGCTTGTTTCAGTTCTACGGTCGAAGCGATCGGCTCGACAACATAGGGCTCACCGTCAAGCATGAACATACCGTCTGCATCAGGCTGCGGAATATCGGTGTATTCGACCTCAACATAGCCTTCACTTAACGCTAGCACAAATTCCACGCGACAGGTGTACGCACCGGTTGACTCAAAATGATATCCGGCGAGCGGCAACCGGTCAGCAAGGAGCTCTGGCAACCGTTCTTTTATTAACCCTTCAAAGGATTCCTTGTGCCAAAATGCAGTGATGTTGTGTGACATGATATTCTCCTATCTCCTTCATATTGTGTTTGTGTAAGTTATAAAGTTAGGACTTACGCAGCGCGTTCATAAGTCCCCCTGAAACCCTTGTCAGGGGAGTTGGGGGATTTAGGGATTAGGGGGTTAAAAATCAAAAATCTACCCCTTGTGTGCTGAATTTGCGTAAGCCTTGAAAGTGTAAAACGTTGCCGCCTGCTCACTCTTTCTCTTCTTCCCAACCGCTTGCGATTTCCTTCCATTCGCGGGCGAGATGTCTTATGGAGTAGTGTAAACGTGACTTCACGGTGCCTTCTGGAATGCCAAGCTCTAGGGCGACTTCCCGAAGCGCCATCTCTTTCTGATATATGAGGTGAAGCACTTCTCGTTTCTCTTGGGGCAGCCCATCAACAAGTTGCCAGAGCAGCTGGGATCGTTCAGCTTGTTCCACCATCACTTCGGGACCGCGCGACGAGGTATCAATCATCCAATCTGGATCTGACGGACGTTCATCCTCATCGTCGAATTCTTCTGACGGTGGTTCAAGGGGCTCCTGTCGCTGTCGCCGTACTGTCCGCAGATGATTGAGGGCAAGATTCGTTGCAATGCGGAAAAGCCAACCCTTTAACTCTCCCTGACCATTCCACTGTTCAGCGCGCGTCCAGACTCGTAAAAACACCTCTTGAACCAGATCCTCAGCGGCACTT
This window harbors:
- a CDS encoding VOC family protein, whose product is EEAIPFYETVMGFKTISRSDTPCKSAVLARDDIQIGLAENGGDPTQDGCFFEVNDIEATFDELKANGLERDDAEYREDTYGENSFRVFFIIAPDKLCYCIGQRL
- the bioD gene encoding dethiobiotin synthase, with amino-acid sequence MTSHSTPTGIFITGTDTEIGKTVVAGGLAAALKAAGVNVGVMKPIASGGVEHKGQIVSEDALFLKHAAQVDDALDLVNPICLHHPLAPSVAAEIEGVSIDLRQVDEAFAQLRQRHEFMVVEGVGGIAVPICEEMLVTDMAQRFRLPLLIVARPNLGTINHTVLTVEFARSHNLKICGIVLNASQAGSRGLAEDTNPKELARLTHLPILGTVPFDKELQGNTPDPDFLSQFIGDHVDWTGLVGASG
- a CDS encoding sigma-70 family RNA polymerase sigma factor, with the translated sequence MMEQSDQTLIRQIVKRDAAAFETLFARHSASVRQHILSIVRTESAAEDLVQEVFLRVWTRAEQWNGQGELKGWLFRIATNLALNHLRTVRRQRQEPLEPPSEEFDDEDERPSDPDWMIDTSSRGPEVMVEQAERSQLLWQLVDGLPQEKREVLHLIYQKEMALREVALELGIPEGTVKSRLHYSIRHLAREWKEIASGWEEEKE